The following is a genomic window from Ailuropoda melanoleuca isolate Jingjing unplaced genomic scaffold, ASM200744v2 unplaced-scaffold65853, whole genome shotgun sequence.
CCTCTTCACCTGACTGCCTTCCTTGGATATAAGGCTGGCATGACGCACATCGTGCGCGAAGTCGACCGACCTGGTTCAAAGGTGAATAAGAAGGAAGTAGTGGAGGCCGTGACGGTGGTGGAGACCCCTCCTATGGTTATCGTGGGTATAATTGGTTACGTCCAAACCCCTCGTGGACTACGCACTCTGAAGACTGTATTTGCTGAACATATTAGCGATGAGTGCAAGCGCCGCTTTTACAAGAACTGGTACAAGTCGAAGAAGAAGGCGTTCACCAAGTACTGCAAGAAATGGCAAGATGACGAGGGGAAAAAGCAACTGGAGAAGGATTTCAGCAGCATGAAAAAGTATTGCCAGGTCATCCGGATCATCGCTCATACACAGATGCGCTTGCTTCCTCTTCGCCAAAAGAAGTCCCACCTCATGGAGATCCAGGTTAATGGTGGCACTGTTGCAGAGAAGGTCGACTGGGCTCGAGAAAAACTAGAACAGCAGGTGGCTGTCGGTGGTGTCTTTGGCCAGGACGAGATGATCGATGTCATTGGAGTTACAAAGGGCAAGGGATACAAAGGTGTAACTAGCAGATGGCACACAAAGAAACTGCCACGCAAGACCC
Proteins encoded in this region:
- the LOC117800196 gene encoding 60S ribosomal protein L3-like isoform X1; translation: MSHRKFSAPRHGSLGFLPRKRCRRHRGKVKSFPKDDPSKPLHLTAFLGYKAGMTHIVREVDRPGSKVNKKEVVEAVTVVETPPMVIVGIIGYVQTPRGLRTLKTVFAEHISDECKRRFYKNWYKSKKKAFTKYCKKWQDDEGKKQLEKDFSSMKKYCQVIRIIAHTQMRLLPLRQKKSHLMEIQVNGGTVAEKVDWAREKLEQQVAVGGVFGQDEMIDVIGVTKGKGYKGVTSRWHTKKLPRKTHRGLRKVACIGAWHPARVAFSVARAGQKGYHHRTEVNKKIYKIGQGYHTKDGKVIKNNASTDYDLSDKSINPLGGFVHYGEVTNDFIMLKGCVIGTKKRVLTLRKSLLVQTSRRALEKIDLKFIDTTSKFGHGRFQTVEEKKAFMGPLKKDRVTKEETA